A region of Chitinophaga horti DNA encodes the following proteins:
- a CDS encoding DUF4450 domain-containing protein codes for MRGSKRYLVTLLVSCACGTLQAQEPALWHNKPRSVHYLPEGSDFVCTNGKLRFNRALYGTNTGFRAEAGDLPEFALYLPGMGGNLRLGLMGKAGTKWLTEAQHIKATYRPGAMLYEITDPMLGNGSVQLQVLALADAEGLIIRTNFKNVTNGVEIVWAYGGATGKKFSRDGDIGADPESVFYLHAANCKDNQYTLNGNRFTLTIPNGKRINGQMPGPVRTSDASFTTPDAIYTNNAAAAPIVTGKFAASTNDQYLLLTTGEISQPLPTLFKAAEAARQKLVARVKLQTPDKYLNTLGGALSVAGDAIWEAPTYLHGAVAWRMRLNAWRGAYVADPLGWHDRARQHFSSYALSQITTPPVTGVVADTALNLARQQEKVGNALFSDGYICRNPNGDIRAHHYDMNLVFVDQLLNHFNWTGDTAYLRQQWPLLKRHLAWEKRNFDADNDGLYDAYAAIWASDALQYSGGGVTHTSAYNYRANKTVAQLAKLIGEDATPYEKEATHIAAAVSKQLWLSDKGWYAEYKDLLGNQLVHTTPGIWTIYHALDAQLPDAFQSWQSLQYIRSQLPHIPVKATGWNENNLQLVSTTNWQPYTWSINNVALAENLHAALAYWQGNRAEDAFSLFRSSLLESMYLGASPGNFQQLSFYDAVRGELYRDFADPVGMAARALVEGLFGIQPDLLNNRLRVQPGLPAEWNDASLQVPDVSFSFKRNNNTETYTITPTFGRSLELELVVPAFKDDWESIIVNGKPAKATIHTTTVGRPLLVINAAPAKVYSVVVQWKGQQPEVPVFNQSALNTRTADILKVYDPQSCLEAPQQQARKFTAQTKGTGNKTFFIQLKQGRFTWWQPVNFDVAAVSKPLIATNINERSVFESVSIPFNDKVGNIFKQRYLSPRPAVPTLQLPTQGIGNWCYPNATANIDDSGLRKAAGSNNQVKTTKGIPFQTPSDTLKSNVLFTSMWDNYPDQATVPLTGKASHVWLLMAGSTNPMQSRMCNGVVEVNYTDGSKDTLELRNPENWWPIEQNYLTDGYAFTTGAPAPERLYLKEGVFATNPPKYDAIKGFSTRAVQGGAATVLDMPLQADKTLQSVTLRAITNDVVIGLMAATLLRN; via the coding sequence ATGAGGGGATCCAAAAGATATCTGGTCACTTTGCTGGTAAGCTGCGCCTGCGGAACGCTGCAGGCACAGGAACCGGCGCTGTGGCATAATAAACCCCGCAGTGTACACTACCTGCCGGAGGGCAGTGACTTTGTATGCACGAACGGGAAGCTACGCTTTAACCGGGCGCTGTACGGCACCAATACCGGCTTCAGGGCCGAAGCAGGCGACCTGCCCGAATTTGCATTATACCTCCCGGGCATGGGCGGCAATTTGAGATTAGGGTTGATGGGAAAAGCCGGCACCAAATGGCTCACCGAAGCGCAACACATCAAAGCTACTTACCGCCCTGGTGCGATGCTGTACGAGATCACCGATCCGATGTTAGGCAATGGCAGCGTGCAACTGCAGGTACTGGCGCTCGCCGATGCAGAAGGACTGATCATCAGAACGAACTTTAAAAATGTAACTAACGGTGTAGAAATCGTGTGGGCTTATGGTGGCGCTACCGGTAAAAAGTTTAGCCGTGACGGTGATATCGGTGCCGATCCGGAATCTGTATTTTACCTGCATGCGGCTAACTGTAAAGACAATCAGTACACACTGAACGGTAATCGTTTTACACTGACCATCCCCAACGGTAAACGCATCAACGGACAGATGCCCGGCCCGGTAAGAACCTCCGACGCCAGCTTCACTACGCCGGATGCGATATACACAAATAACGCCGCTGCGGCGCCCATCGTAACCGGTAAATTCGCCGCCAGCACGAACGATCAATACCTTCTACTGACCACCGGAGAGATCAGTCAGCCGTTACCAACGCTGTTCAAAGCAGCCGAAGCGGCAAGGCAAAAACTGGTTGCCAGGGTTAAGCTGCAAACACCTGATAAATACCTGAACACCCTGGGCGGCGCCCTCAGCGTAGCCGGCGACGCCATCTGGGAAGCGCCTACCTACCTGCACGGGGCAGTTGCCTGGCGCATGCGCCTCAACGCCTGGCGCGGGGCTTACGTGGCCGATCCGCTAGGTTGGCACGACCGGGCAAGGCAACACTTCTCCAGTTACGCGTTATCGCAGATCACTACTCCACCGGTAACAGGCGTGGTAGCCGATACGGCCCTTAACCTGGCCAGGCAGCAGGAGAAAGTAGGCAACGCATTATTCAGCGATGGCTACATCTGCCGCAATCCGAATGGCGACATCAGGGCGCATCACTACGATATGAACCTGGTGTTTGTAGACCAGTTACTGAACCACTTTAACTGGACGGGCGACACCGCCTACCTTCGCCAGCAATGGCCGCTGCTGAAGCGCCACCTGGCCTGGGAAAAACGCAACTTCGACGCCGATAATGACGGCCTGTATGACGCATACGCAGCCATTTGGGCCAGCGATGCATTGCAATACAGCGGCGGCGGCGTTACACATACCTCAGCTTATAACTATCGCGCAAATAAAACCGTAGCGCAACTCGCGAAACTGATTGGTGAAGATGCGACGCCTTACGAAAAGGAAGCGACGCACATCGCAGCGGCCGTAAGCAAACAATTGTGGCTGTCCGACAAAGGATGGTATGCCGAGTATAAAGACCTGTTAGGGAATCAGCTTGTACACACCACGCCCGGCATCTGGACGATCTACCATGCATTGGATGCTCAACTTCCGGATGCTTTCCAGTCCTGGCAAAGCCTCCAGTACATTCGTTCGCAACTGCCGCACATACCGGTGAAAGCTACCGGGTGGAATGAAAACAACCTGCAACTCGTAAGCACCACGAACTGGCAACCTTACACCTGGTCGATCAATAACGTAGCGTTGGCGGAGAACCTGCATGCGGCATTGGCGTACTGGCAGGGCAATCGTGCGGAAGATGCGTTTTCGCTGTTCCGTAGCTCGCTGCTGGAAAGTATGTACCTCGGTGCTTCCCCGGGCAATTTTCAACAGTTATCATTTTACGATGCCGTGCGCGGAGAGTTGTACCGCGACTTTGCAGACCCTGTAGGCATGGCGGCGCGTGCACTGGTAGAAGGCCTGTTCGGCATACAGCCCGACCTGTTAAATAACCGTCTGCGCGTTCAGCCTGGACTGCCCGCTGAGTGGAACGACGCCTCGCTGCAAGTACCGGATGTAAGCTTCAGCTTTAAAAGAAATAACAATACTGAAACATATACGATCACACCCACCTTTGGCAGAAGTTTGGAACTGGAACTGGTGGTTCCTGCTTTCAAAGACGACTGGGAATCGATAATCGTAAATGGCAAACCCGCCAAGGCAACCATACATACAACAACCGTCGGCCGCCCGTTATTGGTGATCAATGCAGCACCGGCAAAGGTGTATAGCGTAGTAGTACAATGGAAAGGCCAACAGCCGGAAGTGCCAGTATTCAATCAATCCGCGTTGAATACCCGCACCGCAGATATCCTGAAAGTGTACGATCCTCAATCATGCCTGGAAGCGCCACAACAACAGGCGCGTAAATTCACAGCGCAAACGAAAGGAACCGGCAATAAAACTTTCTTTATCCAACTGAAACAAGGCCGCTTTACCTGGTGGCAGCCTGTCAACTTCGACGTGGCCGCAGTGAGCAAACCACTTATCGCAACGAACATCAATGAACGATCTGTATTCGAATCTGTTTCGATCCCTTTTAACGATAAAGTGGGCAACATATTCAAACAACGTTATCTCTCGCCGAGGCCTGCTGTGCCTACCTTGCAGCTGCCTACGCAGGGCATCGGCAACTGGTGTTATCCAAACGCCACGGCGAACATCGATGACAGTGGATTACGGAAAGCCGCCGGCAGTAACAACCAGGTTAAAACAACTAAAGGCATACCGTTTCAAACGCCTTCGGATACACTAAAAAGCAATGTTCTCTTTACATCGATGTGGGATAACTATCCCGACCAGGCAACGGTGCCGTTAACAGGCAAAGCGTCCCATGTATGGTTACTGATGGCAGGTTCCACCAATCCGATGCAAAGCAGGATGTGCAACGGCGTAGTAGAAGTGAATTATACCGATGGCTCGAAAGATACACTGGAACTGCGCAACCCGGAGAACTGGTGGCCCATCGAGCAAAACTATCTTACCGATGGCTATGCCTTCACTACCGGCGCGCCGGCACCGGAAAGGCTGTACCTGAAAGAAGGTGTATTTGCTACCAATCCGCCAAAATACGATGCGATCAAAGGCTTCTCTACCCGCGCGGTACAAGGTGGCGCAGCTACGGTATTGGACATGCCTTTACAGGCAGATAAAACGCTGCAATCCGTGACGCTGCGCGCGATAACAAATGATGTGGTAATCGGGCTGATGGCAGCCACACTTTTAAGAAATTAA
- a CDS encoding rhamnogalacturonan lyase: protein MKKLLIIPALLACMAPASAQRQMEKLDRGLIAVPADKGYFVSWRLFGTDDPGIGFDVYRSMESSNAFKKLNKSPITNVTSLLDTTAVPGELYTYQLRQRGTAEGTFRTKKERYLSIPLQTPAGYAPNDGSVGDLDGDGKYEIVLHQTGRAKDNSQAGITDPPIFQAYTLEGKLLWTINLGKNIRDGAHYTQFMVYDLDGDGRAEIAMKTADGTIDGKGKVVGDSTKDYRNEKGYILAGPEYLTIFDGLTGAALATTDYIPARHPSSLNPTTEELKSIWGDGYGNRMDRFLACVAYLDGKRPSLVMTRGYYTRSVLSAWNWRDGKLTQVWTFDSDDASGKNRAYRGQGNHNLTVADVDNDGKDEIIFGAMTLDDNGTGLYSTGLGHGDALHVTDLDPSHPGLEVFDIQERFDDAGCSFRDARTGEILWKKPSIKAGDDGEGPGRGLALDIDPRYPGYECWVAGAGITGMFDAKGNKIADRTPACNMGIYWDGDVLSEILNGTDVQKWDYINSKTVSLLDAAKFNCVKNNGTKSNPVLSADILGDWREEVIYRTTDNNELRIFSTNIPTDRKFYTLMHDPQYRLSIAWQNVAYNQPPHTGFHMGEGMPAPPKPNIQLINTKKKK from the coding sequence ATGAAGAAACTACTGATAATACCGGCTTTACTGGCTTGCATGGCACCAGCATCTGCACAAAGGCAGATGGAAAAACTGGACCGTGGACTGATCGCCGTGCCCGCAGACAAAGGCTATTTTGTCAGCTGGCGGTTGTTTGGCACAGACGATCCGGGTATCGGGTTCGATGTATATCGCAGCATGGAATCCAGCAATGCATTTAAGAAACTGAACAAATCACCCATTACCAACGTAACGTCTTTGCTGGATACGACCGCCGTGCCGGGCGAGTTGTATACTTACCAGTTAAGACAACGTGGCACCGCGGAAGGTACATTTCGCACGAAGAAGGAGCGTTACCTTTCCATTCCGCTGCAAACGCCAGCAGGCTACGCGCCGAACGATGGCTCGGTAGGTGACCTGGATGGAGATGGCAAATACGAGATCGTCCTGCATCAGACGGGCCGTGCGAAAGATAACTCACAAGCCGGCATTACGGACCCGCCTATCTTCCAGGCTTACACGCTGGAAGGTAAACTGCTATGGACGATCAATCTGGGTAAAAATATTCGTGATGGTGCACATTACACGCAGTTCATGGTGTACGACCTCGATGGCGACGGTCGTGCGGAAATAGCCATGAAGACAGCCGACGGCACGATCGATGGCAAAGGCAAGGTAGTCGGCGATTCTACCAAAGATTACCGCAATGAAAAAGGTTACATCCTGGCCGGACCAGAATACCTAACCATCTTCGACGGCCTTACCGGCGCGGCTTTGGCGACTACAGACTACATTCCTGCACGCCACCCATCTTCCTTAAACCCTACTACGGAAGAATTGAAAAGCATTTGGGGAGATGGATATGGCAACCGTATGGACCGCTTCCTGGCCTGTGTGGCCTACCTCGACGGTAAACGTCCGAGCCTGGTGATGACGCGCGGTTATTACACGCGTTCCGTACTCTCCGCCTGGAACTGGCGGGATGGCAAACTTACGCAGGTGTGGACTTTTGATAGCGACGATGCCAGTGGAAAGAACCGTGCGTATCGCGGTCAGGGTAACCACAATCTTACCGTGGCAGATGTAGATAATGACGGAAAAGACGAGATCATTTTTGGGGCCATGACGCTCGACGATAACGGCACCGGCCTGTATTCTACCGGTCTTGGTCACGGTGATGCGCTGCATGTAACCGACCTCGATCCGTCTCACCCCGGGCTGGAAGTATTCGACATCCAGGAACGTTTCGACGATGCCGGCTGTAGCTTCCGCGACGCCCGCACCGGCGAGATCCTCTGGAAAAAACCAAGTATTAAAGCAGGCGATGATGGCGAAGGCCCCGGCCGCGGACTGGCGCTGGACATTGATCCGCGTTACCCGGGCTACGAATGCTGGGTAGCGGGAGCAGGCATTACCGGGATGTTCGATGCAAAAGGCAATAAGATCGCCGATCGCACACCGGCCTGTAACATGGGTATTTACTGGGACGGCGATGTGTTAAGCGAAATACTTAACGGCACCGATGTACAGAAATGGGATTACATCAACAGTAAAACTGTTTCCCTGCTGGATGCGGCGAAGTTTAACTGCGTTAAGAACAACGGTACAAAATCAAACCCGGTATTGTCCGCCGACATACTCGGCGACTGGCGCGAGGAGGTGATTTATCGTACCACAGACAACAACGAGTTACGCATCTTCTCCACCAACATTCCGACCGACAGGAAATTCTATACGCTGATGCATGATCCGCAATATCGCCTGAGCATTGCGTGGCAGAACGTGGCCTATAACCAGCCGCCGCATACCGGCTTCCATATGGGCGAGGGTATGCCGGCACCACCGAAGCCGAACATCCAGCTTATCAACACGAAAAAGAAAAAATAG